Proteins from one Brevibacillus humidisoli genomic window:
- a CDS encoding transposase: MSRRKWTAEEKMNIVLEGMAPGANISEVCRNHGIAQTLYYRWREAFLQAGLSGLSAGPSTREQQLEKELEEAKKLLGDQAMQIEILRKKTNWGRK; the protein is encoded by the coding sequence ATGTCGAGAAGAAAATGGACAGCCGAAGAAAAAATGAATATCGTCCTGGAGGGAATGGCTCCTGGCGCAAACATCTCCGAGGTATGCCGCAACCACGGCATTGCCCAAACCCTTTATTATCGTTGGCGTGAAGCATTCCTCCAAGCGGGGCTTTCTGGCCTTTCCGCGGGTCCTTCTACCCGTGAGCAACAGTTGGAGAAAGAGCTTGAGGAGGCAAAGAAACTGCTGGGCGATCAAGCCATGCAGATCGAGATCCTCCGAAAAAAGACGAACTGGGGTCGGAAGTAG